One segment of Pantoea sp. Lij88 DNA contains the following:
- the cpxR gene encoding envelope stress response regulator transcription factor CpxR has translation MNKILLVDDDRELTSLLKELLEMEGFEVVVASDGEQALNLLDNSIDLLLLDVMMPKKNGIDTLKELRQQHQTPVIMLTARGSELDRVLGLELGADDYLPKPFNDRELVARIRAILRRSNWSEQQQQHDNSSPTLEVDCLRLNPGRQEASFDDVTLDLTGTEFTLLYLLAQHLGQVVSREHLSQEVLGKRLTPFDRAIDMHISNLRRKLPERRDGHPWFKTLRGRGYLMVSAS, from the coding sequence ATGAATAAAATCCTGTTGGTAGATGACGACCGCGAATTAACTTCGCTTTTAAAAGAACTGTTAGAAATGGAAGGGTTTGAAGTGGTGGTAGCCAGCGATGGTGAACAAGCGCTGAACCTGCTCGATAACTCTATTGATCTGCTTTTACTGGATGTCATGATGCCGAAGAAAAACGGTATCGACACCCTGAAAGAACTACGTCAGCAACATCAAACCCCCGTCATCATGCTAACGGCGCGCGGCAGCGAGCTGGATCGTGTACTGGGCCTTGAACTGGGTGCAGATGACTATCTGCCTAAGCCGTTTAACGACCGCGAACTGGTGGCGCGTATCCGCGCTATTCTGCGGCGCTCCAACTGGAGTGAACAGCAGCAGCAACACGATAACAGCTCACCTACGCTGGAAGTGGACTGCCTGCGTCTCAATCCGGGTCGTCAGGAGGCCAGTTTTGATGACGTCACGCTGGATCTTACTGGCACGGAGTTCACCCTGCTCTATCTGCTGGCACAGCATCTGGGCCAGGTCGTGTCGCGTGAACATCTGAGTCAGGAAGTGCTGGGCAAACGCCTGACGCCTTTTGACCGCGCCATTGATATGCATATCTCGAATCTGCGTCGCAAGCTGCCTGAGCGCCGTGACGGTCATCCCTGGTTTAAAACCTTACGTGGCCGCGGCTATCTGATGGTTTCGGCATCATGA
- the pfkA gene encoding 6-phosphofructokinase translates to MIKKIGVLTSGGDAPGMNAAIRGVVRSALSEGLEVFGIYDGYLGLYEDRMINLDRYSVSDMINRGGTFLGSARFPEFRNEDVRQVAIENMKKRGIDALVVIGGDGSYMGAKRLTEMGFPCIGLPGTIDNDVAGTDYTIGYFTALETVVEAIDRLRDTSSSHQRISIVEVMGRYCGDLTLAAAIAGGCEFIVLPEFPYTREELVAEIKAGIAKGKKHAIVAITEHICDIDDLARFIETETKRETRSTVLGHIQRGGAPCAYDRILASRMGAYSIELLMQGYGGRCVGIQNEKMVHHDIVDAIENMKRPFKRDWLDTAKKLY, encoded by the coding sequence ATGATCAAAAAAATTGGTGTATTAACCAGCGGCGGTGACGCCCCAGGCATGAACGCAGCTATTCGTGGAGTGGTTCGTTCCGCGCTGAGTGAAGGACTGGAAGTTTTTGGGATCTATGACGGTTATCTGGGATTGTACGAAGATCGCATGATCAATCTTGATCGCTACAGCGTCTCTGACATGATTAACCGCGGCGGCACTTTCCTGGGCTCAGCGCGTTTCCCTGAGTTCCGTAATGAAGATGTGCGTCAGGTTGCCATTGAGAATATGAAAAAGCGCGGCATTGATGCGCTGGTGGTCATTGGTGGTGACGGCTCCTACATGGGGGCTAAGCGCCTGACTGAAATGGGCTTCCCCTGCATTGGTCTGCCTGGCACCATCGACAACGACGTGGCCGGAACGGATTACACCATCGGTTATTTCACTGCGCTGGAAACCGTGGTGGAGGCGATTGACCGTCTGCGTGACACCTCTTCATCACATCAGCGTATTTCGATTGTTGAAGTGATGGGTCGCTACTGTGGCGATCTGACCCTGGCCGCGGCGATTGCCGGTGGCTGTGAGTTCATCGTCCTGCCGGAATTCCCGTATACCCGCGAAGAGCTGGTGGCGGAAATCAAAGCGGGCATCGCCAAAGGTAAAAAGCACGCTATCGTGGCGATTACCGAGCACATCTGCGATATCGACGATCTGGCGCGTTTCATTGAAACAGAAACCAAACGTGAAACCCGTTCGACCGTACTGGGTCATATTCAGCGTGGCGGTGCACCTTGTGCGTATGACCGTATCCTGGCGTCACGCATGGGTGCTTACTCCATTGAACTGCTGATGCAGGGTTACGGCGGCCGTTGCGTGGGTATTCAGAATGAGAAGATGGTGCATCACGACATCGTCGACGCGATTGAAAACATGAAACGTCCGTTCAAGCGCGACTGGCTCGACACGGCGAAGAAACTCTACTGA
- a CDS encoding general stress protein: MAEHRGGSGNFADNPQKASEAGKKGGQNSGGGNFKNDREKASEAGKKGGKK; this comes from the coding sequence ATGGCAGAGCATCGTGGTGGTTCAGGTAATTTCGCAGATAATCCGCAAAAAGCGTCTGAAGCCGGTAAGAAAGGTGGTCAGAACAGCGGCGGCGGAAACTTCAAAAACGATCGTGAAAAAGCATCAGAAGCCGGGAAAAAAGGCGGCAAAAAGTAG
- the tpiA gene encoding triose-phosphate isomerase: MRHPLVMGNWKLNGSKQITAELIAGLRKELSGVEGCGVAIAPPALYLEQAKHAISGSHIALGAQNVDVNLSGAFTGEVSAEMLKDIGAKYIIIGHSERRTYHKESDEFIAKKYAVLKSVGLVPVLCIGETEAENEAGKTEEVCARQLDAVLETQGAEAFKDAVIAYEPVWAIGTGKSATPAQAQAVHKFIRDHIAKKDAAIAEQVIIQYGGSVNDKNAAELFTQPDIDGALVGGASLKADAFAVIVKAAAAAKSA; this comes from the coding sequence ATGCGACATCCACTGGTTATGGGTAACTGGAAGTTGAATGGCAGCAAGCAGATCACAGCTGAACTGATCGCGGGTCTGCGCAAGGAACTGTCTGGCGTTGAGGGTTGTGGCGTCGCCATTGCACCGCCAGCGCTCTATCTCGAGCAGGCAAAACACGCCATCTCCGGTAGCCACATCGCACTGGGTGCGCAGAACGTGGACGTTAACCTGTCTGGCGCGTTTACCGGTGAAGTTTCCGCAGAAATGCTGAAAGATATCGGCGCGAAATACATCATTATCGGTCACTCAGAACGCCGCACTTACCACAAAGAGAGCGACGAGTTCATCGCGAAGAAATACGCGGTACTGAAGTCAGTGGGTCTGGTTCCGGTGCTGTGCATTGGTGAGACCGAAGCAGAAAACGAAGCGGGTAAAACCGAAGAAGTCTGCGCTCGTCAGCTGGATGCCGTTCTGGAAACGCAGGGCGCCGAAGCGTTCAAAGATGCGGTCATCGCGTATGAGCCAGTCTGGGCCATCGGTACCGGCAAATCTGCGACCCCTGCTCAGGCACAGGCCGTGCACAAATTCATTCGTGATCATATCGCGAAGAAAGATGCGGCTATCGCAGAACAGGTCATCATTCAGTACGGCGGTTCAGTAAACGACAAGAACGCTGCTGAGCTGTTCACCCAGCCTGATATCGATGGCGCGCTGGTTGGCGGTGCGTCACTGAAAGCAGATGCTTTCGCGGTCATCGTTAAAGCTGCGGCGGCTGCAAAAAGCGCCTAA
- a CDS encoding DUF1454 family protein, whose translation MKNLPGALLLSFALTVPVFAADPPPQERPDALPTAPYLLAGAPTFDMTIGQFREKYNLANATLMLPEYRAIDNRGDKSNLTRAASKINETLYASTALEPGTGKIKTLQITWLPLPGPDQNASQQKALAYMTAMLRFFVPGLSAEEGRKKLEGLLKEGKDLPYFAQVDGALRFVVADNGDKGLTFAIEPVKLALATP comes from the coding sequence ATGAAGAATTTGCCTGGCGCACTGCTGTTATCGTTTGCGCTGACGGTTCCGGTCTTTGCCGCCGATCCGCCACCGCAGGAACGGCCCGACGCGTTGCCCACCGCGCCCTATCTGCTGGCGGGCGCTCCCACCTTTGACATGACTATCGGCCAGTTTCGCGAAAAGTATAATCTGGCCAATGCGACGCTGATGCTGCCGGAATATCGCGCCATTGATAACCGGGGTGACAAAAGTAACCTGACGCGCGCCGCCAGCAAAATCAATGAAACGCTCTATGCCTCTACCGCGCTGGAGCCCGGCACCGGCAAAATTAAGACGCTGCAGATTACCTGGCTGCCCCTGCCAGGACCAGACCAGAATGCCTCGCAGCAAAAAGCGCTGGCCTACATGACTGCCATGCTGCGCTTCTTTGTACCAGGCCTCAGCGCCGAAGAGGGACGTAAAAAGCTGGAAGGTTTGCTGAAGGAAGGTAAGGATTTGCCCTACTTTGCGCAGGTCGACGGCGCGCTCCGTTTTGTGGTGGCCGACAACGGCGACAAGGGGCTGACTTTCGCCATTGAGCCGGTAAAACTGGCGCTCGCAACCCCCTGA
- the cpxA gene encoding envelope stress sensor histidine kinase CpxA → MIGSLTTRIFAIFWLTLALVLMLVLMVPKLDSRQMTSLLESEQRQGIMIEQHVEAELSQDPPNDLMWWRRLFRAVEKWAPPGQRLLLVTSEGRVIGAQHNEMQVIRNFIGQSDNADHPQKKKYGRVELVGPFAVRDGEDNYQLYMIRPANSSQLDFVNLLFDRPLLLLIVTMLISSPLLLWLAWSLARPARKLKYAADEVASGNLRQHPELESGPQEFLAAGSSFNQMVSALERMMTGQQRLLSDISHELRTPLTRLQLATALLRRRQGEGKELARIEMEAQRLDGMINDLLVLSRTQHKNALVSEAMKANQLWNGVLEDARFEAEQMGKKMDIPYPPGPWPLYGNPHALESALENIVRNALRYSHTHISVSFSVDISGITVHVDDDGPGVSPEDREQIFRPFYRTDEARDRESGGTGLGLAIVETAVQQHRGWVKADDSPLGGLRLTLWLPLYSSGRQ, encoded by the coding sequence ATGATTGGAAGTCTGACCACCCGTATCTTCGCCATCTTCTGGTTAACGCTGGCGCTGGTGTTGATGCTGGTGTTAATGGTGCCTAAGCTCGATTCACGTCAGATGACCTCGCTGCTGGAGAGTGAACAGCGGCAGGGCATCATGATTGAGCAACACGTCGAAGCAGAGCTGTCACAGGATCCCCCTAACGATCTGATGTGGTGGCGTCGTCTGTTTCGTGCCGTGGAAAAGTGGGCACCGCCGGGTCAGCGACTGCTGTTAGTGACCAGTGAAGGTCGGGTGATTGGCGCGCAACATAACGAAATGCAGGTTATCCGCAATTTTATCGGCCAGTCTGACAATGCCGATCATCCACAAAAGAAGAAATATGGTCGCGTTGAGCTGGTAGGGCCTTTTGCCGTCCGGGATGGCGAAGATAACTACCAGCTTTACATGATCCGTCCTGCCAACAGTTCCCAGCTCGATTTCGTCAATCTGCTGTTTGACCGTCCCCTGCTACTGCTTATCGTCACCATGCTCATCAGCTCACCGCTGCTGCTGTGGCTGGCGTGGAGCCTGGCACGTCCGGCGCGTAAGCTGAAATACGCTGCCGATGAAGTCGCAAGCGGAAACCTTCGTCAGCATCCGGAACTGGAATCAGGTCCGCAGGAGTTCCTGGCCGCGGGTTCCAGCTTTAACCAGATGGTGAGTGCGCTGGAACGGATGATGACCGGTCAGCAACGTCTGTTATCGGATATCAGCCATGAACTCCGCACCCCGCTTACCCGTCTGCAACTGGCTACCGCGCTGCTGCGTCGGCGTCAGGGCGAAGGTAAGGAGCTGGCCCGCATTGAGATGGAAGCACAGCGTCTTGATGGCATGATCAACGATCTGCTGGTGCTGTCGCGCACCCAGCATAAAAATGCGCTGGTCAGCGAAGCGATGAAGGCGAATCAGTTGTGGAATGGGGTGCTGGAAGATGCCCGTTTCGAAGCTGAGCAGATGGGTAAGAAGATGGATATTCCCTATCCGCCTGGCCCGTGGCCACTTTATGGCAACCCTCATGCGCTGGAGAGTGCACTGGAAAATATCGTACGCAACGCGCTGCGCTATTCACACACGCATATCAGCGTCAGCTTCTCCGTCGATATTTCCGGTATTACGGTACATGTCGATGATGATGGTCCTGGCGTCAGTCCGGAAGATCGCGAACAGATTTTCCGCCCCTTCTACCGTACCGATGAAGCGCGCGATCGTGAATCAGGCGGCACCGGTCTTGGCCTGGCGATTGTCGAAACGGCAGTGCAGCAGCACCGAGGCTGGGTTAAAGCCGATGACAGCCCACTGGGCGGCCTGCGTCTGACTCTCTGGTTGCCGCTCTACTCCTCCGGTCGTCAATAA
- a CDS encoding sulfate ABC transporter substrate-binding protein, translating to MNKWSIGVTLLLASTSVLAKDIQLLNVSYDPTRELYEQYNKAFSAHYKQETGDNVVVRQSHGGSGKQATSVINGIRADVVTLALQSDVDAIAERGRIDKNWIKRLPDNSAPYTSTIVFLVRKDNPKGIHDWSDLTKPGVSVITPNPKTSGGARWNYLAAWGWALDHNNGDQAKALAYVRALFKNVEVQDSGARGATNTFVERGIGDVLIAWENEAYLAVNKLGKDKFEIVTPSESILAEPTVSVVDKVVDEKGTRKVADAYLKYLYSPEGQTIAAQNYYRPRDAEIAKKFASQFAPVKLFTIQDKFGGWAQAQKAHFADGGSYDQVMKP from the coding sequence ATGAACAAGTGGAGTATCGGCGTTACCCTGTTGCTGGCCTCAACCAGCGTTCTGGCGAAAGACATTCAGCTGTTAAACGTTTCCTACGATCCAACGCGTGAGCTGTACGAACAGTACAACAAAGCGTTCAGTGCGCACTACAAACAGGAAACCGGCGATAATGTCGTGGTCCGTCAGTCGCATGGCGGCTCCGGCAAACAGGCAACCTCAGTGATTAACGGCATCCGTGCGGATGTGGTCACGCTGGCGTTGCAATCGGATGTCGATGCCATTGCAGAACGCGGTCGTATTGATAAGAACTGGATTAAGCGTCTGCCAGACAACTCTGCGCCTTACACGTCAACCATTGTCTTCCTGGTCCGCAAAGATAATCCCAAGGGCATTCACGACTGGAGCGACCTGACCAAACCCGGCGTGTCCGTGATTACCCCTAACCCGAAAACCTCCGGCGGCGCACGCTGGAACTATCTGGCGGCCTGGGGCTGGGCGCTGGATCATAACAATGGCGATCAGGCTAAAGCGCTGGCATACGTCAGAGCGCTGTTTAAAAACGTTGAAGTGCAGGATTCCGGCGCGCGTGGCGCAACCAACACCTTCGTTGAACGCGGGATTGGTGATGTGCTGATTGCCTGGGAAAACGAAGCTTATCTGGCGGTTAACAAACTGGGTAAAGACAAGTTCGAGATTGTCACCCCGAGCGAATCGATTCTGGCTGAACCGACCGTGTCCGTGGTCGATAAAGTGGTAGATGAAAAGGGAACGCGCAAAGTCGCAGACGCCTATCTGAAATACCTCTACTCGCCAGAAGGCCAGACTATCGCTGCCCAGAACTACTATCGTCCGCGTGATGCAGAAATCGCGAAGAAATTTGCCAGCCAGTTTGCGCCGGTGAAGCTGTTCACCATTCAGGACAAGTTTGGTGGCTGGGCACAGGCTCAGAAAGCGCACTTCGCCGATGGCGGCAGCTATGACCAGGTCATGAAACCGTAA
- the cpxP gene encoding cell-envelope stress modulator CpxP gives MRKLTAVVLASAMALSVASADAKDATTIDEMHHGGLPTGSMTQNPQSHMFDGIELTEEQRQQMRDLMQQARHDRPVVHIDDIAALHELVTADQFNEAAIRQKAEVIARVQVEQQVEMARVQNQMFQLLTPAQQSALQKNYQRRLNELRQFSNLQSASSLQAVSSTSSNQ, from the coding sequence ATGCGCAAATTAACCGCCGTCGTCCTTGCCTCAGCGATGGCTCTGAGTGTCGCCAGCGCAGATGCTAAAGATGCGACGACGATTGACGAGATGCATCATGGCGGATTGCCGACAGGCAGTATGACGCAAAATCCGCAAAGCCACATGTTCGACGGTATCGAGCTGACTGAAGAGCAACGTCAGCAGATGCGTGACCTGATGCAACAGGCAAGACATGATCGCCCGGTCGTTCATATTGACGATATTGCAGCACTACACGAGTTAGTGACGGCAGACCAGTTTAACGAAGCGGCCATCCGTCAGAAGGCGGAAGTCATCGCCAGAGTTCAGGTTGAACAACAGGTCGAGATGGCGCGCGTACAGAATCAAATGTTTCAGCTGTTAACGCCGGCCCAGCAGTCGGCTTTACAGAAGAATTACCAGCGGCGACTTAATGAGCTGCGACAGTTTTCGAATTTGCAGTCAGCGTCATCGCTGCAGGCAGTGAGTAGTACCAGCAGTAACCAGTAA
- the emrD gene encoding multidrug efflux MFS transporter EmrD: protein MISKLENRPLLVMLIVLVAVGQMAQTIYVPAMSVMADALNVRDGALQRVMAAYLMTYGGSQLIYGPLSDSVGRRPVILAGMMIFMIGAVTALMATSLDMLVLGSAIQGLGTGVAGVMARTMPRDLYEGHALRRANSLLNMGILVSPLLAPVIGALLTQLFGWHACFAFLLLLCLAVTLSMARWLPETRPQGAEVTPFFKRYARLLSDANFVRYIVLLIGALAGIAVFESSCGVLLGGVLGLHSLTVSILFILPIPAAFFGAWFAGREQGSWHSLMWWGVNSCLLAGIMMWIPAWFGVMNIWTLLVPAALFFFGAGMLFPLATSGAMEPYAWLAGSAGALIGGMQNLGSGLVAWLSAMMPQRDQFSLGMLMFFTALVMLLCWLPLSRQPERGNQPVTG from the coding sequence ATGATTAGTAAACTGGAAAATCGCCCACTGCTGGTGATGCTTATTGTGCTGGTGGCCGTCGGGCAGATGGCACAGACCATCTATGTTCCGGCGATGTCGGTGATGGCAGACGCGCTGAATGTGCGGGATGGTGCGCTGCAGCGTGTGATGGCGGCTTATCTGATGACCTATGGCGGATCCCAGCTGATCTACGGCCCGCTGTCAGACAGCGTGGGCCGGCGTCCGGTGATCCTGGCGGGCATGATGATCTTTATGATCGGTGCAGTCACGGCGCTGATGGCGACATCACTCGATATGCTGGTGCTTGGCAGCGCGATTCAGGGACTGGGAACCGGCGTAGCGGGCGTAATGGCCCGCACCATGCCGCGTGATCTCTACGAGGGTCACGCGCTGCGCCGCGCTAACAGCCTGCTTAATATGGGCATTCTGGTCAGCCCGTTACTGGCGCCGGTGATTGGCGCACTGCTGACCCAGCTCTTTGGCTGGCACGCCTGTTTCGCTTTCCTGCTGCTGCTCTGCCTGGCGGTAACGCTGTCGATGGCGCGCTGGCTGCCGGAGACCCGGCCGCAGGGTGCGGAAGTGACCCCTTTCTTCAAACGCTACGCCCGCCTGCTCAGCGACGCGAATTTCGTCCGCTACATTGTGCTGCTGATTGGCGCGCTGGCTGGCATTGCAGTATTTGAGTCGAGCTGTGGCGTGCTGCTGGGCGGCGTGCTCGGTCTGCACAGCCTGACCGTCAGCATCCTGTTCATTCTGCCCATTCCGGCGGCGTTCTTCGGTGCCTGGTTTGCCGGACGCGAGCAGGGTTCATGGCACAGCCTGATGTGGTGGGGCGTGAATAGCTGTCTGCTGGCGGGCATTATGATGTGGATCCCGGCGTGGTTCGGCGTGATGAATATCTGGACGCTGCTGGTGCCTGCCGCGCTGTTCTTCTTTGGCGCTGGCATGCTGTTTCCGCTGGCGACCTCAGGGGCAATGGAACCCTATGCCTGGCTGGCAGGGAGCGCGGGTGCGCTGATTGGCGGGATGCAGAACCTGGGATCGGGCCTGGTGGCGTGGCTGTCAGCCATGATGCCGCAGCGCGATCAGTTCAGCCTTGGGATGCTGATGTTCTTCACCGCGCTGGTGATGCTGCTCTGTTGGTTGCCGCTCTCACGTCAGCCGGAGCGCGGCAACCAGCCGGTTACAGGATAA
- a CDS encoding DUF805 domain-containing protein, with translation MTLQQWCFSWRGRLGRRDFWIWQAVWLLTTTLLFALAANDWVDTQMAAFGVVCLLWPASAVIVKRLHDRNRPGYWGFLVIVAWLLVAGNWSMLSGILPWLLGRAIPFVLLAGLVLELGVFRGTPGANRFGTATQPVRYRQTAHQ, from the coding sequence ATGACGTTACAACAATGGTGTTTTTCCTGGCGCGGCCGGCTGGGACGACGTGATTTCTGGATCTGGCAGGCAGTCTGGTTGCTGACAACGACACTGTTATTCGCCCTGGCAGCTAATGACTGGGTTGATACCCAGATGGCGGCTTTTGGCGTGGTCTGCCTGCTGTGGCCCGCCAGCGCAGTCATTGTTAAACGCCTGCACGATCGCAATCGTCCCGGCTACTGGGGATTTCTGGTGATTGTGGCCTGGCTGCTGGTGGCGGGAAACTGGAGCATGCTGAGCGGGATTCTGCCCTGGCTGCTGGGTCGCGCCATTCCATTTGTGTTACTGGCTGGCCTGGTACTCGAACTCGGCGTTTTTCGCGGCACCCCCGGCGCTAACCGGTTTGGTACCGCGACCCAGCCGGTGCGATACCGGCAAACGGCTCACCAGTAA
- the fieF gene encoding CDF family cation-efflux transporter FieF (FieF, a metal efflux transporter, is a member of the CDF (cation diffusion facilitator) family of transporters.), translated as MQPSYGRLVKRAALAATILASVLLLVKIFAWWYTGSVSLLASLVDSLVDIAASLTNLLVVRYALQPADEDHTFGHGKAESLAALAQSMFISGSALFLFLTGLQHLASPSEMRAPGVGIIVTVVALGSTLVLVAFQRWVVRKTRSQAIRADMLHYQSDVIMNGAILIALVLSSYGFARADALFALGIGVFILYSALRMGYEAVQSLLDRALPEEERQQILTLATNWPQVQGVHDLRTRQSGPTKFIQLHLELEDQLPLVQAHRVADQVEKALRKEFPGSDVIIHQDPCSVVPFETKDSLGFLRK; from the coding sequence ATGCAACCCTCTTATGGCCGACTGGTAAAACGTGCTGCGCTCGCTGCCACCATTCTTGCGTCTGTGCTGTTACTCGTGAAAATTTTTGCCTGGTGGTACACCGGTTCGGTAAGTCTACTGGCCTCACTGGTGGACTCGCTGGTGGATATCGCTGCCTCGCTGACTAATCTGCTGGTGGTGCGTTATGCGCTGCAGCCTGCCGACGAAGATCACACGTTCGGGCACGGTAAAGCAGAGTCGCTGGCGGCGCTGGCGCAAAGTATGTTTATTTCCGGTTCGGCGCTGTTTCTGTTTCTGACCGGCCTGCAGCATCTTGCCTCGCCCAGTGAGATGCGGGCACCGGGTGTCGGTATCATTGTGACTGTGGTAGCGCTTGGCTCAACGCTGGTGCTGGTCGCCTTCCAGCGCTGGGTGGTGCGTAAAACCCGCAGCCAGGCGATTCGGGCTGACATGTTGCACTATCAGTCGGATGTCATCATGAATGGCGCCATTCTGATTGCGCTGGTGCTGAGCAGCTATGGCTTTGCCCGGGCGGATGCGCTGTTCGCGCTGGGGATTGGCGTTTTCATTCTCTACAGTGCATTGCGGATGGGTTACGAGGCGGTGCAGTCATTGCTGGATCGCGCATTACCGGAAGAGGAGCGGCAGCAAATCCTGACGCTCGCGACAAACTGGCCGCAGGTGCAGGGCGTTCACGATCTGCGCACACGCCAGTCCGGCCCGACCAAATTTATTCAGCTTCATCTGGAACTGGAAGATCAGCTGCCACTGGTGCAGGCGCATCGGGTAGCAGATCAGGTTGAGAAGGCGTTACGCAAAGAATTTCCCGGGTCAGATGTAATTATCCATCAGGATCCCTGTTCTGTGGTACCGTTCGAGACCAAAGATTCGTTAGGTTTTTTACGTAAATGA
- the fpr gene encoding ferredoxin--NADP(+) reductase, with the protein MAEWVNAEVKEVKNWTDALFSLRVKAPIDPFIAGQFAKLALEIDGERVQRAYSYVNSPKDDLLEFYLVTVPDGKLSPHLQALQPGDQVMVTKEAAGFFVLDEVPECKTLWMLATGTAIGPYLSMLQQGEGLDRFENIVLVHAARYAADLSFLPLMQQLQQRYQGKLHIQTVVSREAIPGSLTGRVPALIENGELERATGLTLDADSSHVMLCGNPQMVRDTQQLLKETREMRKHLKRKPGHITSEHYW; encoded by the coding sequence ATGGCTGAGTGGGTCAATGCTGAAGTAAAGGAAGTGAAAAACTGGACGGATGCGCTGTTCAGTCTCCGGGTAAAAGCGCCCATCGATCCCTTTATCGCCGGGCAATTTGCCAAGCTGGCACTGGAAATCGACGGTGAGCGGGTGCAGCGCGCCTACTCCTACGTTAATTCGCCGAAAGATGATCTGCTGGAGTTTTACCTGGTCACCGTGCCCGATGGCAAGCTGAGTCCGCATCTGCAGGCACTCCAGCCTGGCGATCAGGTGATGGTCACGAAAGAGGCCGCGGGATTCTTTGTGCTGGATGAAGTCCCGGAGTGCAAAACCTTATGGATGCTGGCAACCGGCACCGCTATTGGTCCTTACCTTTCCATGCTGCAGCAGGGCGAAGGACTGGATCGCTTTGAAAACATCGTGCTGGTCCATGCCGCACGCTATGCAGCTGACCTGAGCTTTTTACCCTTAATGCAGCAGCTGCAGCAGCGCTATCAGGGCAAGCTGCACATCCAGACGGTGGTGAGCCGCGAAGCGATTCCCGGTTCGCTGACGGGCCGGGTTCCGGCGCTGATCGAAAATGGTGAACTGGAGCGTGCCACCGGATTAACGCTGGATGCCGACAGCAGCCATGTGATGCTGTGCGGCAACCCGCAGATGGTACGTGATACCCAGCAATTACTGAAAGAGACGCGTGAGATGCGTAAGCACCTGAAGCGCAAGCCGGGTCATATCACCAGCGAACATTACTGGTGA
- a CDS encoding CDP-diacylglycerol diphosphatase produces MPTNRRATSLVAVLLVLVIAGILAAALHFKKNSDALWQIVSQKCVPHQQSRGDPAPCQRVDQLHRYAMLKDRNGPLQYLLIPLDKITGIESPRLLQPATPNYFALAWHERTLLAQRRGSPIADRVLSLAINSQYGRTQNQLHIHLSCLRPDVRQQLDQLSPQLSGQWQAITLHKHHYWLRALTPDELTQQSAFIRLADERSEARTEMGKYGLALAALSDGRLVLMAIERNWLLLNSGSAEELQDHACELIAPIKKAA; encoded by the coding sequence ATGCCGACAAATCGTCGTGCAACCAGCCTGGTTGCGGTTCTGCTGGTGCTGGTCATTGCGGGGATACTGGCTGCCGCACTGCATTTCAAAAAGAACAGTGATGCGCTGTGGCAGATCGTCAGCCAGAAATGTGTGCCTCATCAGCAGAGCCGCGGAGATCCGGCGCCCTGTCAGCGTGTCGATCAGCTTCATCGCTATGCCATGCTGAAAGACAGGAATGGGCCGTTACAGTATCTGCTGATCCCGCTCGACAAAATCACCGGCATCGAAAGCCCGCGGTTACTGCAACCCGCTACGCCCAACTACTTTGCCCTTGCGTGGCATGAACGAACCCTGCTTGCACAGCGACGCGGCTCACCCATTGCCGATCGGGTTCTGTCACTGGCGATCAATTCACAGTATGGCCGCACGCAGAACCAGCTCCATATTCATCTCTCCTGTCTGCGACCCGATGTGCGTCAGCAGCTGGATCAGCTTTCGCCACAGCTTAGCGGCCAGTGGCAGGCGATCACGCTGCATAAGCATCACTACTGGCTGCGGGCCCTGACGCCGGATGAGCTGACTCAGCAGAGTGCCTTTATCCGGCTGGCCGATGAGCGGTCAGAGGCACGCACAGAGATGGGGAAATATGGGCTGGCACTGGCTGCGTTAAGCGATGGGCGACTGGTGCTGATGGCGATAGAGCGGAACTGGCTGCTGCTGAACAGTGGGTCGGCGGAGGAGTTGCAGGATCACGCCTGTGAGCTGATTGCGCCCATAAAAAAGGCGGCTTAA